Within the Telopea speciosissima isolate NSW1024214 ecotype Mountain lineage chromosome 4, Tspe_v1, whole genome shotgun sequence genome, the region CCATAGAagccacatggcacacatggtcTCTGTTGTGCGCCGCGCACAGCTTGCAGTACGGCAGAGTATTTTTACACGTAAAGAAATAGAATACTCAATTGATTTTTTTGTGTGGTAAGAATACTCAATTGATTAACCATTAATGCAAGAGTATTACCGAATTGAAATGAATGAaatctttttgttctttgttcttcatTTAGGGATGATTTCCTACAGTGTATACTGTATAGAGAGTGTACAATGTACATACACTCTTGGCTTGATGCCCAAGCTTGGGCTGGGTGAGGTAAGCAGCAGCTTAGCCCAGCTCCTCCCTAGCCGCAGCTAGAAAGCTAAGATTTGGCCCATTTATGTAttagtttaggcccattaacACTCCATGTACTCCAAAACTGCTCAGGTTCAACTTCCCAAGTCCAAAACTGTGTACCAACTTCTATGAATTGGATAAAACGTCTGCATCACTACAACCCTACCTAAACCATGATGATGAATATGTATGGGCATAAaggttttaggaatcggtattggatgTGGGATTGGTCTCAGTCGATACTAATTTGGATTGACCCGTATCGAATAGATTTGACCTTggttttcaataaaaatcattttataaatatttttacccttggtccaTGTCGATCCATTGGTATGGGATCAACCAAGAATCGGTCTCGTCGACTACCAATATCAATATACATCGGGCAATTCTAACGATCCGATATCGATTCCTTGATCCATGATGGGCATAGATTCAAATATCACGTAGGCTGAAATTGAACCAACCAATACCTGCCAATGACTCATAGGATCGGGTAATGATCGGTTTGGATCAATTAATCCTAGTCGGCGTGGTAAATCCCATATctaatacaactcaactcaatcaAACTTAGTTTTATTCCAACtaaataggattttttttttttgagtagaaAGAAGGTTATTCATTCATGGGCgcccaacgccaaacaaaggaaatcgagaaacataaaatagatagaggacatgataaacacaaggcaTGGATATTCCAAAACCAAGGATCGCATGGAATTTGACCCAGTCTCATAGgccattgactgggtcatccagACTAGGGGATGGGTCATAACCACTTCCCTAGATAAAAAGCCGTAAACACAGCTAAAGTTAAGTGCATGCACAGGCATATCAATAGAGGGGGGCCCATACGTGCCGAAAAGACCAACGCCAAACTACCCACGTGTGTCGTCACActgccacaacctactttcaaacagacttgCCGGATCGGCACAGGTCTGTtggatcgacgagtggagcTTCGACCGACGACAAGAAGACCACCAGAATCGCTGCCACAACCTTCTTTCGAACAAATCTGCAAGGATCTGCTGGATCGGCGAGTGGAACTTCGTCCGACAGCAGGAGAAGGATGGTGAAGATTGAATGACAGCTGGAGCTTCGGAGCCGATGGTAACCTCGGTGCCACCAGCACCTGAGTCGGCATCGCCTGTaaacacaaacaaagaaaaaagaaaaattgaagctCCCTTGTTTGGAAGCCTCTCGGTGTTGTCCACAGAGAGCCCAGAATCTGAAATGATGAAGTTGTGGATGACGACGATGGAAATGCGAAGCCAGACACAGGAGCTAGGGTCGATAATACAGACTGAAATGAGGGAGAGATTGTCGAGATGTAGGGTAACTAGGAACCAGGTCTTTAGATCTCCGGCATCTGCAGCGGTAGAACCCCTTTCATCGCCGGTTCCATTCTCCCTGCCTATGTAATCTCTAGCTAGCGCCTCCCACCGAGGAAACTTTACCAAGATCCGACATCAGTGCCAAGATCTGAAACAGATTTGAAATGAAATAAGGAGAGTGAGAGTAGGAGACAGAGCCCTGGTTAGAGTGGTATTTGAGATGAGGCGagcgagagaaggagaagaaagggaaggaaaaggggaaccaaaaaaaaaaagaaagagagggaacgGTGGAGTTTTAGAACATATCTGAAATTAAAAGAGGAGAGTGAGAGTAGGAGACGAAGCACCAAGATCTGAAACAGATCAGAAATTAAATGAGGCGAGTGAGATATAGATCTGAGATGGGGCcagggagagaaggagaagaaagggaaagggggaaaaaagggaagatgGAACATGCCACCGGGGGCAGAGGTGGTCACACCACTGTGGCGGAGAAGGATCATGCCACAGGGGCGGAGTAGCTACATCGCGAGCCGGAGGTCATGCAACTGTcggtgaaaattttgaaataggaGACCGCTGCAAGTGAGGGTTTTCTCTATCGACGGGAGTGGATAGGGTTTTTTTGAGAGGCTTAATGTTTTCTTTCTAGATCACTTGGTCGTTGCACCGTCTGAGATCCAATTGGGCAGATAACTAAATAGGATTGGCTATAAAGATCTTCGGTATTTgatcaactctattcaaagtcatacttgttactagtcaATCCCATGTATCTGGTACCAAGCTTTAAATCATTGTATATGAAACACTTCCTACCCCCTAGGGTAGGTTGGAAGATAACATGGGATCTCATCAGAATTAGATGGAGCTGGCTTAAGCTTCTTGGAAGTAGAAATATGCATCTGGTACTGGAATATGGTTGGATATTTAGGGGACAAAAGCCTCAAATGGGTAAGTTCACCACTTTCCTAATTCTcttttgggaaaaggttctcttaGTCGACTGTGGAGAGCACAGTAGcattatctctctcctccttaattGAGAAATCGTTTCATCACTcttcattggtgtgctcccctATGACACTGGCTTAGAGAACCATatcccttcccttttttttgagATTTGTCTTTGGCAAGTTTGCATCGTAGCTCTTTCAGTTAAttaagggagagggatgggcACACGACCCATGTATATAGGTATCATGCAcgcaagagagagggagaaggggtTTTGATGGATTACAAACCATATATAGGACCGACACATTAAATGAGGAGAGACCAGAGAAGGATGTAAGGGGTGTGTATTAGGAACTCATGTGCCCGTTTTTATCCCGTTAATTAAATTGGAAGGGGGATGGATCTACACACTAGCATTGTGTAATGGAACTCAGTGTTGGTGATGTGGGAAGCATCTCAATCTTCTATTGCCATTGCCCTACATCACCCATACACGATCCACCGCTGTGCACCCAACCATGACCGTGATCGAGCTTCCCGCTACCACCAGAGTCTACGAACCACCAATACTTCCCTCCTCTACCACTAAAACTCACTGCTACTGCAACCCATGAGCTACGTCAGGACTCCCCCTCTCTACATCTCTTCCAACAGAAGTGGAAGAGCTTCCGAAGACTATCGTGTGTAAGGGGATGAAAAAAATATTATCTCCTAGTTATCCAATGAAGCAAAAATGTCTATTAATAGAGACCCTCTCCTTGCTTTCTTTGATAGTGCTAGGATCATCATTTGTTATCTCTTTGCGCTACGTAAGAGCCTTATCTCTGGATAATCATCTCACTCAACAAGGTTCTAATCTTGGGTTTCAACAGATTCCGAACAGAGCAACTCCTCCAACTCTCCCTTTCGCGACCCACACAACCCTTGCAACTACCCTCTTCCAAAACTCTTGTGCCCACCCCTTGAACCCCACCCAACCACCTCCCACCTCCCACTGCCTCCCTGCCACCCTTTATCGATCTCCCTCACCCTAGCCACCTTTGCCTTTCTCTGCCACAATACCCTAGCCTCCTACTTGGCACTCCAGATTGATCTCTGAGGATCTTTGCAACATAAAatatctcaatctctctcctacctcattTTCCCCTCCCTCTTTTATTGTTCCTCAACTAGAAGTTGCTAAACTCCTTTGAGTTCTTCTCAGTTCTATGCAATTATTGGCAATGgagaagaagtttgagaagatCCATCACCGGCACTAAGTGGCACTTgtctaaaatgataaaatgtgCCATCACTCAACCCTAGATGGAGAAGATCATCCTGAGAATCCTCTTCGAATCAAGGCGACATGGGAAATGTTGCAATTTGACAAAGGGCAAAGAGAGGTGGCTATaaggagagggagggggagccAGATCAGATGGAGAGAAAGGGGATGGGAAGAGGGGATGCAGGTAATACAACAATAGCAAGAATGAGTGGCTGAGATGCCTTCCGTCCCATCCGATGATCAATACAATGCTAACATATAAGATTCTATTATACCCCATTAGTGTGTAAATCATTTTCCCAAATAAGTATGTAATAGTTTTGAAGGTTAAACTTGAGCTGGGCTGGGCCCATCAAATGCCAAATGACCATGCAAGACTGAAATATTGTTTTCTTTCTAAAATGCAAGAAAGTATTCCCACCCACTCCTCAAAAATAGATGGAgtggagttggtcttttgcttCATTCTTAAGGTCAACCATATactaaaactaactaaaaatatCTTGTCTTCCCTGCAACCAAGGCAGGCCCTCATTACTTCCTTAATTACACTCTTTTTGAGTGCTTCCTCCTTCCTTGCATGATTGAAATCATTGGAAAGCTCATAAAGATCATACAATCAAATATCCCACAATGATTTCTCCATGTCTTCTTGTCCATGTGATATCTGTTCTTGGAAAGGATTCAATTCTTGCAATCTTTTCTGACTCAGTTGTTGTTCATGCAAATTTACTGACCTagatccaccaatccccaaGAAATCCACAGTCATCATATCATCCCCTCCTCTGGTCCCTCCGAAGCTCGACGTGGATGCTCCTGCCGGATTCTGTCCATTGTTTGGCATCCCTAACCCTGAATTACAATTCCTTCCATGGTTTTGATTACCTGCACCTGTAAACATCTCAGAGAACATTCCCATTTCATTTGCCCTAGAAATCTGATCTGGGGCTTTCTGCAAGAAGTGGTTTGTGAATCCTCCACCATCCATCCCAACTAGTTGTGATGAATGGTCTATTAATTGTGGTTGTATGTGTTGCTGAGAAATTCCTCCTCCAAATGATGTTGTTCTAATGCCTGAGATCTGATCAGGCCCTGCCATGGCTGTAACCGAGCTCTTTTTCATCATAGGAGAGCTAATGTTATTACTTGTAGTTGCACCCATTTGAGCTGCTTTCTGCAACAATGCAGTTGCAGACAAGTGGGCCGACGACGACGTCGAACCGGCCAGTTGTTGGTTCATTTTAGTACTGCTGTGAAGGCCATTAAAGCTCGATGAGCTGTTGGCACTGAGCTGAAGGCAAGAGGAAGGTGAAGATATGTTATTTCTTGGGACACCAAAGAGTGAGCTTGAGCTGTTCGAGAAAATTCCTCCTGTCATGCTCTGAGACTTTACTTGCATTGACATGAGATCCTGTGGGAGAGACTTGATCATTGATGGGTTCTTGGTTTCCTGGTGGCTGAATTCATGTATTCCTATTGATATATTGGTGACAGGCAATGATGGTATGAGCTCTGAAACTTGACCATGTAAGTTCCCTCCAAAGGTTGAGGTGAGCCCATGACTTCCTTTACTGTTTTCTTCTGTTAGGGCATCACAGAAAGCCCTGTGAGTGATGAAGCTATCTCTTCTGCAtacacaaagaagaagaaacacttTCAAGAACAGAGAACACATAAAGATACTCATAGAAAAATAACTgattctgatctctctgtactGTAGTGGTAGTAATAATAATGTTTTACAATTGGGTTATATTTTAAGGGTTCTACCAGCCTGATCCTGAATCCACTGTGTGGCCTGAAAATTTCCactaacctctctctctcacaggaGGAGttagataaataaaatacaaaaaattaaagaatatgAAAGTGCATTGGGATGTGGTCCTTTGTGGCCTTGTAAGTCCATGGAAGTCCATGcatctttttttatattttttaagggTAAGGTTTCTTTTAACCCCTTTATAgaataattaaattattttttgaagaaagagcaataaacaaataaaaattatctgTGAGGTGGCATAGGAAACTCCGACGGCTCAGAAATACTTTTTCTATTTTGAGCCGCCAAGGGAAGGTATGCTAGCATCCTCTCTCCTACTCACAAAAAAatgagcttttttttttgtcaatacCTACTCTATAGAAAGGGGGCGGGGGAGGTGAGTGCAGAAGGCTTGAACTCGAGACTTCATTGTGAGCATGGGCTTATCTTATCGCAGTTGCCTCTCACCTGATATGGTattcggctctcctccagctTTGACGGGAGCGGGAGGATCCAACCCAGAAAAACAGGGGGGTACAGGGGGGTTTAGGTCATTTCACAGGCAGGCCtgcctgtgaaatgacccaaaccccCCTGTTTTTGCTAGGCTGGATCCTCCTGCTCCCACCACGGCCGGAGAGAGCCAGATCTATAAAATGAGCTGACTGCTCTCCTATGTATGAAATCGTTCTGCTGCGCTCccctatgccacttgctcaaaTAATCCTCTTCCATTAGTTAATTATGAGAACACCCATTTCATAttgaaatggtaaaaaaaaattgtttatatAGGTTAATTGAAGGTTGTAGTACTgcaagaagcaaaaaaaaaagaatccagTAGTAGATAATGCAGGAAGTCttttaagaaagaagaaaagatgaaatTAGAATAGAGAATAAGATTACATTTCTTGGGTTTGCTTTTTAAGAGTTTAGTAGGGTTTGATGTAGACAGGGATTGAAAgtatgaaaggaatcaaaagggGATGTAAAAGAGTTCATTACTTTGTCGGCCATTTCACCAATCTTAACACGTTTGGGAAGTTATAAGTGACAATAATTCAAGGTgttgaaaatttgaaatcctCATCAATCAAGTATTGTGTGCCAGCCAGTTCATGCAATGGACAGCTTATCTTAAAGTGGAACTATTTTGAAGTTAATAGTAAAACCTCCATTAATGTTAATATGAACATGAGAAATACCCTCTTTGATCAACCTCTGTTACTGTAAAAAATCTGAATCAGAAACCCAAATTAATGGATtcagaaaaggagaaaataacaaacct harbors:
- the LOC122659517 gene encoding zinc finger protein GAI-ASSOCIATED FACTOR 1-like, with the translated sequence MSNITGEAAGSFSSGNTGEEEQQQQQQLVQDHFHGSNSGPSTTTNSNGSISQQQPLVKKKRNLPGTPDPSAEVVALSPKTLMATNRFVCEICNKGFQRDQNLQLHRRGHNLPWKLRQRTANEIRKRVYICPEPTCVHHNPSRALGDLTGIKKHFSRKHGEKKWKCDKCSKKYAVQSDWKAHSKTCGTKEYKCDCGTIFSRRDSFITHRAFCDALTEENSKGSHGLTSTFGGNLHGQVSELIPSLPVTNISIGIHEFSHQETKNPSMIKSLPQDLMSMQVKSQSMTGGIFSNSSSSLFGVPRNNISSPSSCLQLSANSSSSFNGLHSSTKMNQQLAGSTSSSAHLSATALLQKAAQMGATTSNNISSPMMKKSSVTAMAGPDQISGIRTTSFGGGISQQHIQPQLIDHSSQLVGMDGGGFTNHFLQKAPDQISRANEMGMFSEMFTGAGNQNHGRNCNSGLGMPNNGQNPAGASTSSFGGTRGGDDMMTVDFLGIGGSRSVNLHEQQLSQKRLQELNPFQEQISHGQEDMEKSLWDI